Below is a window of Demequina muriae DNA.
CACGCCGTACCCCGGCGACTGGACGCCCGCGGCCGGGTACGCCGCCGGCCACCGCATCGCGGACGACCGGGCGGTGACCGCCGTCCTGTGCGCCAACGACGAGATGGCCGCGGGAGTGCTGCTCGCGCTGCACCAGCGCGGCCTGCGGGTGCCGGAGGACGTCTCGGTCGTCGGCTTCGACAACGTCCCGCTGGCCGAGTACTTCTGGCCGCCGCTCACCACCGTGAACCAGGACTTCGCCGCCATCGGCCACGAACTGGTGGCGTCCCTGCTCGCACGCATGCGCTCGACGGAGGAGTCGGAGCCGCAGCGCACCATCATTCCCGCAGAACTGGTCATTCGATCCTCGACCGGCGCGCCCGGCGCGCGCTGACCCCAGCGGCACGCCCCCACCACCGCGCAGGACCCGCCATCCGCGCTAGGCTCGACTGTAACCGGTCCCAGTCGGACGCCATGCCGGTTGAGGCTCCTCCCGCGGGGGTCGATGGTGGCGTTAACATGGAGCCGCGCGGAGCCGTCTGTGCGAAGCGGGACCCGGGTGGGCGGCGGTCACCGATGTCGACCGAGGATGATCGCACCCGACGCGTGGCGCTCTCGCTCGCCGACGAGTGACATGTCCCCAAGATCCAGCGACGCCCACGCGCGCGCCTGACAGAGTGGAGAGACGCATGAACGAGCAGGTCACCGTCATGGAGAACGCGTTCGCGCAGGCCTTCGGACGGCGCCCCGACGGGGTGTGGTCGGCCCCCGGTCGCGTGAACCTCATCGGCGAGCACACCGACTACAACCACGGATTCGTGCTCCCGTTCGCGATCGATCGCCGCACGGTCGCCGCCGTCGGCCTCCGAGACGACCGCGTGCTGCGGGTCCGCTCCACCTTCACGGACGAGGAGGCGTCACTCGCGATCGACGACCTTGCGCCGCAGGCCATGGCCGGGTGGAGCGCCTACGTGCTCGGGGTCGCCTGGGCTCTGGCGGACGCCGGTCACGACCTCGCCGGTGCGTCCGGCCTGGACATCCTCATCGACTCGCGCGTGCCGGTGGGCGCGGGGCTGTCATCCTCCGCCGCGATCGAGTGCGCGGTGGCCGTCGCCTTCAACGACCTGTGGGAGCTGGACCTGTCCCCGCTGGACCTCGCGCGCATCGGCCGCATTGCCGAGAACAAGGCGGTGGGCGCACCGACCGGACTGCTGGATCAGGCCGCGTCGATGCTCGGCCGTGAGGACCACGGCGTGTTCCTGGACTGCGACACCGAGGAGGCCGAGCCCGTCGCCCTGCATCTGCGCGAGGAGGGCCTCGAGATCCTCGTCATGGACTCCCGCGTGGAGCACGAGCACGCCACCGGCGGCTACCGCGACCGTCGCGAGTCGTGCGAGAAGGGCGCCGCCGCCATGGGCGTCGCGACGCTGCGCGAGCTGTCCGAGGCCGACCTCGACCGCGCATCGGCCGTCCTCGACGACGAGACCTACCGCCGCGTGCGCCACATCGTCACCGAGAATGCCCGGGTGGTCGAGACGGTCCGCACCCTCGACGAGGGCGGACCCCGCGCGATCGGCGCCCTGCTGGATGCCTCTCAGGCCTCGATGCGCGACGACTTCGAGATCACGGTGCCCGAGATCGACCTGGCGTGCGCCACGGCCGTCGCCCATGGCGCCATCGGTGCGCGTATGACCGGCGGCGGGTTCGGCGGGTCGTCCATCGCGGTGGTTCCGGCCGATGCGCGCGAGGCCATCGAGGCGGCCGTCACCGCTGCGCTGTCCGCGGCAGGTCTGCGCGAGCCCCACCTCTTCACCGTCACCCCGTCTCAGGGCGCGCGCCGCGACGTCTGAGTCCACTGATCGAGCCTTAAGGAGTCACCCATGGCCTGGATGGTCACCGGAGGAGCCGGATACATCGGTGCGCACGTCGTACGCGCCCTCGCCTCGGCGGGCATCGACCCCGTCGTGCTCGACGACCTGTCGAGCGGCTTCGAGGACTTCGTTCCCGCCGGCGTGCCGTTCGTGCGCGGGTCGGTGCTCGACACCGCGACCGTGGCCGCAGCGCTGCGCGAGCACGACGTCCGCGGCGTCATCCACTGCGCGGGGTACAAGTACGCCGGAGAGTCGGTGAAGCATCCCGTGCACACCTACCGGCAGAACGTGGAGGGCACGGGCACGCTTCTCGACGCGATGGCCGATGCGGGCGTGTCCCAGCTGGTCTTCTCGTCGTCGGCGGGCGTCTACGGCACCCCCTCGCAGCCCGTGGTCACCGAGGACACCGCGACCACGCCCGAGTCTCCTTATGGCGAGTCCAAGCTCGTCGCCGAGTGGCTGATCCGCGATCAGGTGCGTGCCACCGCCGACTCCGATGCGCCGTTGCGGGCCACCAGCCTTCGCTACTTTAACGTCGTGGGCTCCGGCACCACCGAGGTCTACGACGCGTCGCCCCACAACCTGTTCCCCAAGGTCATCCGCGCCATCAAGGCGGGCCAGCCTCCCCTGATCTTTGGCGACGACTACGACACGGAGGACGGCACGTGCGTGCGGGACTACGTGCACGTCGAGGACCTCGCGCACTCGCACGTCGCGGCAGCGCGGATGCTGGACGCGGGCAGGCCGCTCGCGCCCGTGTACAACCTGGGCTCGGGCGATGGCACCTCGGTGCGGGAGATCGTGGGCAGCCTGCTCGAGGCCGCCGGCTCGGACCTCGACCCCGTGGTCAAGCCCCGGCGTCCTGGCGACCCCGCCCGCATCGTCGCCACCGGCGAGCTGGCCGGCGACGACATCGAGTGGAAGATGTCCCACACCATCCACGAGATGGCGTCGAGCGCGTGGAAAGCCGCCCCCGACGCGGACTGACGCTGGAGGTCCGCGGTGTCCCCGCGCGGCCGCCGCGCACTCGTCCGCAAGCCCGCATACAGTGACCGCATGACGTGGTTGGTGACAGGCGGAGCGGGCTACATCGGCGCCCACGTGGCCCACGCGATGGTCGACGCGGGCCTCGACGTCGTGGCGCTCGACAACCTCTCGAGCGGACGGCGCGGCTTCCTTCCCGACACCGTGCCGCTCGGCTGGGTGTCGGTGACGGATCAGGATGACGTGCGCGACGTGATGGAGGAGAACGCCATCACGGGCGTGGTACACCTCGCCGCGTTCAAGTACGCCGGGGAGTCCGTCAAGCGCCCGCTGCACACGTGGCGGCAGAATCTTGACGGCACCCTGTCGGTGCTGGGTGCGATGCAGGACCTCGGCATCGACCGCATCGTGTTCTCCTCGACTGCGGCCGTGTACGGCACCCCCGACGTCGATCTCGTCACCGAGGAGACCCCCACGCACCCCGAGTCGCCCTACGGGTCCTCCAAGCTCGCCGCCGAGCGAGCCATCGTCGAACAGGCGGCCGCGCGTCGATCCGCGGGCGCCCCGCTGCGTCACACCGCGCTGCGCTACTTCAACGTCGTGGGTTCGAGCGCGCCGGGGGTCTACGACTCGTCGCCGCACAACCTCTTCCCGCTCGTCATGGACGCGCTGTCTCGCGGCGACGCTCCGCGCATCTTCGGCACGGACTACGACACCCCCGACGGCACGTGCGTGCGTGACTACGTGCACGTGGCGGACGTCGCCGCGGCCCATGTGGTCGCCGCCCAGGCTCTCGACAGCGGCGAGGACCTGCGCACCACGTACAACCTCGGCTCCGGCACGGGCACGTCGGTGCGCGAGATCGTGGACGCGTGCATCGAGGCCGCCGGGGTGGACGTCGCACCCGTGCTCACGGGACGGCGGCCTGGCGATCCGGCGCGCATCGTCGCCTCCGGCAGGCGCGCCTCGCACGATCTCGACTGGAGGATGCGGCACACCGTCCGCGACATGGTGGACTCCGCTTGGGCGGCGCACCCCGCTGCCGGTGGCCCCGCAAGAGGCTGACGGCGTGACCGCGCATCCCGCACCTGCCGACCCGCTCGAGCACCACCTCGATGAGTTCGTGCCGGGCGATGACCTCGTCGCCTACCTCGATGGCAACTCGCTGGGGCGCCCCCTGCGCTCCACGGTCGAGTCGATGCCGCGGTTCGTGCGCGAGAGCTGGGGCGGCAGGCTCATCCGGGGCTGGGACGAGGCGTGGCTGACCCGGGCCGAGGAGCTCGGCGACCGCATCGGCGCCGCCTGCCTGGGAGCCGCGCCGGGTCAGACGATCATCGCGGACTCGACGACAGTGCTCATCTTCAAGCTGCTGCGGGCGTCCATCGACGCTCGGCCCGGCCGCGACGAGATCCTCATCATGCGGGACGAGTTCCCCACCGACCGGTTCATCGTCGAGCGGCTCGCCGAGGACCACGGGCTCACGATCCGGTGGATCGACGCACCGGCCGATGCGGGGGTGACGCCCGCGCTCGTCGCGGAGCGCCTGAGCGAGCGGACCATCGGGGCCCTCATCAGCGGGGTCTCGTACCGCAGCGGCTGGTGGGCGGACATGCCCGCCGTGACCGAGGCGGTGCAGTCGCACGGAGCCCTCATGATCTGGGACTGCTCGCACGCGGTCGGCTCGGTTCCTCTCGAGCTCGACGCCTGGGGCGTCGACATGGCGGTCGGATGCTCGTACAAGTACCTGAACGGTGGCCCAGGGGCGCCGGCGTGGGCCTACGTCGCCGCACGTCACCAGCCCGAGCTGCGCAACCCCATCCCCGGCTGGCTGGGCGCCCGCGAGCCGTTCGCGATGACCACCGGATTCTCGCCGGCTCCCGGCATCCGGCGACTCGTGAGCGGAACCCCTCCCATCCTCGGCATGCTGCCGCTCGCCGACATGCTGTCGCTCATCGAGCGCGCAGGAATCACCGCGATCAGGGCCAAGTCGGTGGCGCTCACGTCCTACGCGATCGCCCTCGTCGACGAGCTGATCCCTGACGCGCTGCTCGCGTCTCCTCGTGACTCCGCACGCCGCGGCGGTCACCTCACGATCGACCACCCGAATGCGCGCCGGGCCGTCGCGCAGCTCTGGGGCGAGGGCGTGATCCCCGACTTCCGGCACCCGAGCGGCGTCCGCATCGGCCTGTCGCCGCTCAGCACCTCGTTCGCCGAGGTCGAGCGTGGAGTCATGGCTCTCGCCACCGCACTCAAGGCGACAGCGTGAGGGCGATCCCGTCCGTCAGGCCGAGTCCGCCGCGTCGGTGACGATCGCATCGGCCTGGATCTCCACCAGGTAGCGCGGGTCGGCCAGTCGGCTCACCTCGACCAGGGTCGCCGCAGGCCGGACGTCCGCGAAGACGGCCCGATGCGCCGCTGCCACCTTCTCCATGTCGCGGATGTCGGTCACATAGGCGACGGTCCGCACCACGTCTGCCAGCTCCGCCCCCACCTCGGCGAGCGCGCGCTCGATGATGCCGAGCGCATCGGCCGCCTGGGCGTACGCGTCGCCCACGAGGGCGTCGTCACGGGCGCAGGTGCCGGCCACGGCGACGTGCTGGCCCACCCGCACCGCACGGGAGTAGCCGTAGATCTCTTCGAAAGGCCCGTCCGAGCCGTGGTTGATCCTCATGCGCACACCCTAGAGGTGGGCGCCGCCGCGAGCCGCGTGGCCCGTACGCTGGCCGCATGGAACCGTTCAGCATGACCAAGGGCACCGAGGTGAAGGTCTTCCACCTCGAGGACAACGACGCCACCGTGGTGGTCACCACCACCGACACGGCCGCTCCGGAGCGCCCCCCTCACGTCGCGTACGAACAGTGCGAGAACGAGGAGGAGTCGCAGGCGGTGGTCCAGAAGTTCGTCTTCGACCTGCAGCGCCAGGGATGGACCCTCGTCGACGTCGAGCAGGACGCCGAGTAACGTTCAGCTCCAGCCGAGCTCGTGCAGGCGGTCGTCGTCGATGCCGAAGTGGTGGGCGATCTCGTGCACGACGGTCACCGCGACCTCCTCGCGGACGTGATCGGCGTCCTCGCACACGCGCAGCGTCGGGTTGCGGAAGATGAAGATCCGGTCGGGGAGCTCGCCGAGGCCCCATTCGGAACCGCGATCGGTGAGCGCGACCCCGTCGTACAGGCCCAGCAGGTCGGGGTCGTCGCCCTCTGGCTCGTCCTCGACCAGGATCACCACGTTGTCGACCATGTCGAGCAGCCGCTCGGGGATCATGTCGAGGGCGTCGTCGACCGCGGACTCGAACTCCTCGCGCGACATCTCGACCATGCCGACCATTCTCGCCCACGCCCGCCCGCGCATCGGCCCCCTCGACCGCTCGGCGGGGGGCGACTTGGCGATTCACGCCCGCCGGCCGTAGCATGGGCACCGTCCTTGACGCACGGCAGTATCGCGCGTCAGACGGCGCCCTCATCGTCTAGCGGCCTAGGACGCCGCCCTTTCACGGCGGTAGCACGGGTTCGAATCCCGTTGGGGGTACGACTCTCCCGTAAGGATGGTCTACACTTCATACGGTCCTCATGCTCGCATGAGGGTCACGAGGCCCTGTAGCGCAGTTGGTTAGCGCGCCGCCCTGTCACGGCGGAGGTCGCGGGTTCAAGTCCCGTCAGGGTCGCGAGCGGCAATGCCCCTTGTTCGCAAGGGGCATTGTGCTTAGGTTGGGGTGACACCCCAAGGCTCTGTAGCTCAGTTGGTAGAGCGTTCGACTGAAAATCGAAAGGTCACCGGATCGACGCCGGTCGGAGCCACTTCCCGAAAGCCCTCGCCTCGCGGCGGGGGCTTTCTGCATGCCTGGGCCTCTGCGGCGGAAGGTCTGGGGCTGCTCGTGCGTTTGCGCTGGTGTGCCGATAGGCGGTGTACTAGGTGTCAAGCAATCAAAGGAGCACTCATGGCTGACTCGAAGCTCGGGAAAATGGTCATCAACGCGATCCTCGGCGCTGTCGCCGGCAAGTGGATCGCGACCATCAAGACCGAGGTTGAGGTCACCAAGGTCGAGATCAAGTACAAGAGCCGCCAGCTCGGCATCGGTGCGGCATTCCTCGCGATCGCCGGCGCCCTCGGCTTCTTCATGCTGCTGGTCCTCATCGCGGCGGCCGTCCTCGCGTTCGCGCTCATCCTCGAGCCCTGGGCCGCAGCGCTCGTGGTCGCCGGCATCCTGCTCGTGATCATCGTGATCTTCGGAGCGGCGGGTGCGAGCAAGATCAAGAAGAACAAGGACCTCATGCCCACCGCCTCGATCGAGCGGATCAAGAAGCAGCTGTAGGCACTCCTCCGCTCCGGACCCCGCCGTCTCGCGTCAGACTGCGGAGCCCGTGAGTTCCTGGACGACCTCGGGACGCGGGCGCGGCCTGCGCTGAGCGAGCCACACGCCCGCCATCACCACGGCGGCGCCCACAGGCTCGTACCAGTGCAGCTGCTCACCGAGCACGAGGATGCCCAGCGCTGTCGCGATGACCGGCACCGCGTAGGTGACCGACGCTGCGGTGGTGGCTCCCGCGGCCTTGACGATCTTCCAGAACCACACGTAGGCGAACGACGTTCCCGTGACGCCCAGCGCGATGAGCGACCACATGGCCGCGGAGCTGAGCTCGAACGCGGCCGGGCCCGGCGCCGGAGTGGCGAGCGCCACCGGGGCGATGATCAGCATCGAGAGCGTGATCTGCACGGCCGACAGACCCACCGGCGAGGCCTGGATGCGGTTCAGGAGCACGCGCGACAGCGTGGATCCGATGCCGTAGCAGGCCGTGGCGCCCAGCATGAAGGCCGCGCCCAGTGCCGGGAAGTCCTCCACGCGCCATGCGCCCAGCAGCACAGCGATGCCGAGCGCGCCGATGACGAGACCCACCAGCTGCGCACGATTCACGCGCTCGGTCGGGATCAGCAACGCGACGAAGAGCGCGGTCCACAGCGGCGTGGTGGCGTTGAGCAGGCTCGCGAGGATGGACGTGACGTGCTGCTGGGCCAGCGGGATCAGGATGAACGGCAGCCCGGACATGAAGACGCCGACGGCCAGCAGCGCGCCCGTCATGCGCCAGGTGAGCCTGGGCACCGCGCGCATCGACACTGCGAGCACGATCAGGACTGCCGCGCCGCAGACGAGCCGGCCCAGCGCCACCTGAATCGGAGTGAACTCGTCGAGCGCCACCTCGATGAACAGGAAGCTCGATCCCCAGGCGGCAGAGACGCCGAGGAAGTACGGCAGCCAGGCCTTCAGAGGAACGTCAGAGGCGTGGCTCACCGGGCCACCGTCACCGAGGCATCGGGCGAGTGCGACGCGACCCGGAAGCCCTCGTGCTCGAGCATGGCCGCCTTGACCGACGTGCCGCCGAAACCGTAGCTGCCCAGGCGCCCGCCGGACTGGATCACCCGGTGGCATGGCACGAACGGCGCGATGCCGTTGCGCGCACAGGCCGTGCCCACCGCACGCATCGCGCGCGGCCGCCCCGCCATCTGCGCCAGCTCCTGGTAGGAGACGACCTCGCCCCCAGGGACCGAGCGCAGCGCCGCCCACACCTCCTGGAAGAAGGGGCCACCCGGTTGGTCGACGGCGACGGTGGTGACGGCGTCCGCGTCCCCGTCCAGCCACGCGTCCACCGCGTGCTCGACGTGAGGCATCTCCCCCGCTTCCCACCCGCGGGCGGCGAGCACGCTGGGCAGCCCCGCCGCGACGTCGCGCAGCGGCCGGAAACCCGCCGCGCGCACCACCGAGTCCTCCGGGCTCACCAGGACATGGAGATCGCCGAAGGGCGTGTCGAAGCCAGCGGTGACGAGGGGGTGGACGGTCATGGCGACAGGCTACGCCCGGACGCGTGGGCCAGTGCCAGCGCGAGTGGCACCGCCCACGCCCGGAGACGATAAACGGCCCCCGCCCCGAAGGGCGAGGGCCGTGTCGATCTCGATCGCTACGGGCGGCGCTGCTCCTGTGCGTCTGCGAGGAGGGCGTGAACCTCCGCCTCGCGGAAGCGGCGGTGCCCGCCCAAAGTGCGAATGGAGGAGAGCTTGCCGACCTTCGCCCATCGCGTCACGGTCTTCGGGTCCACCCGAAAGATCGCGGCGACTTCGCTCGGTGTGAGCAACTTCTCCGGCTCCTGGACAGTGTCAGCCATCATCACTATCTTCCCTCAGTTCGGAAATTGGACCATCACGGGTCCTACGTGACCCATGAGACATGCGTCACTCCCAATTATGACGACGTTTGCGCGACTTTTCCTGTTCGCTCCAGTCTGGGGAGACTCGCACCCATGTGCGTGAGCGTTGTAAAGTACGTGTCAGAACTCAAGCGGCAGGGCCCGCGATTCACGTGCGCCCGCGAAGACTCGCAGAAGGGACGGCGACATGGGGCGCGGCCGTCAGAAGGCTAAGGACGCGAAGATCGCGCGTCAACTCAAGTACTCGAACCACGGTCTGGACCTGCGCGACC
It encodes the following:
- the galK gene encoding galactokinase, translated to MNEQVTVMENAFAQAFGRRPDGVWSAPGRVNLIGEHTDYNHGFVLPFAIDRRTVAAVGLRDDRVLRVRSTFTDEEASLAIDDLAPQAMAGWSAYVLGVAWALADAGHDLAGASGLDILIDSRVPVGAGLSSSAAIECAVAVAFNDLWELDLSPLDLARIGRIAENKAVGAPTGLLDQAASMLGREDHGVFLDCDTEEAEPVALHLREEGLEILVMDSRVEHEHATGGYRDRRESCEKGAAAMGVATLRELSEADLDRASAVLDDETYRRVRHIVTENARVVETVRTLDEGGPRAIGALLDASQASMRDDFEITVPEIDLACATAVAHGAIGARMTGGGFGGSSIAVVPADAREAIEAAVTAALSAAGLREPHLFTVTPSQGARRDV
- the galE gene encoding UDP-glucose 4-epimerase GalE — its product is MAWMVTGGAGYIGAHVVRALASAGIDPVVLDDLSSGFEDFVPAGVPFVRGSVLDTATVAAALREHDVRGVIHCAGYKYAGESVKHPVHTYRQNVEGTGTLLDAMADAGVSQLVFSSSAGVYGTPSQPVVTEDTATTPESPYGESKLVAEWLIRDQVRATADSDAPLRATSLRYFNVVGSGTTEVYDASPHNLFPKVIRAIKAGQPPLIFGDDYDTEDGTCVRDYVHVEDLAHSHVAAARMLDAGRPLAPVYNLGSGDGTSVREIVGSLLEAAGSDLDPVVKPRRPGDPARIVATGELAGDDIEWKMSHTIHEMASSAWKAAPDAD
- the galE gene encoding UDP-glucose 4-epimerase GalE, encoding MTWLVTGGAGYIGAHVAHAMVDAGLDVVALDNLSSGRRGFLPDTVPLGWVSVTDQDDVRDVMEENAITGVVHLAAFKYAGESVKRPLHTWRQNLDGTLSVLGAMQDLGIDRIVFSSTAAVYGTPDVDLVTEETPTHPESPYGSSKLAAERAIVEQAAARRSAGAPLRHTALRYFNVVGSSAPGVYDSSPHNLFPLVMDALSRGDAPRIFGTDYDTPDGTCVRDYVHVADVAAAHVVAAQALDSGEDLRTTYNLGSGTGTSVREIVDACIEAAGVDVAPVLTGRRPGDPARIVASGRRASHDLDWRMRHTVRDMVDSAWAAHPAAGGPARG
- a CDS encoding kynureninase → MTAHPAPADPLEHHLDEFVPGDDLVAYLDGNSLGRPLRSTVESMPRFVRESWGGRLIRGWDEAWLTRAEELGDRIGAACLGAAPGQTIIADSTTVLIFKLLRASIDARPGRDEILIMRDEFPTDRFIVERLAEDHGLTIRWIDAPADAGVTPALVAERLSERTIGALISGVSYRSGWWADMPAVTEAVQSHGALMIWDCSHAVGSVPLELDAWGVDMAVGCSYKYLNGGPGAPAWAYVAARHQPELRNPIPGWLGAREPFAMTTGFSPAPGIRRLVSGTPPILGMLPLADMLSLIERAGITAIRAKSVALTSYAIALVDELIPDALLASPRDSARRGGHLTIDHPNARRAVAQLWGEGVIPDFRHPSGVRIGLSPLSTSFAEVERGVMALATALKATA
- a CDS encoding RidA family protein; the encoded protein is MRINHGSDGPFEEIYGYSRAVRVGQHVAVAGTCARDDALVGDAYAQAADALGIIERALAEVGAELADVVRTVAYVTDIRDMEKVAAAHRAVFADVRPAATLVEVSRLADPRYLVEIQADAIVTDAADSA
- a CDS encoding metallopeptidase family protein, encoding MVEMSREEFESAVDDALDMIPERLLDMVDNVVILVEDEPEGDDPDLLGLYDGVALTDRGSEWGLGELPDRIFIFRNPTLRVCEDADHVREEVAVTVVHEIAHHFGIDDDRLHELGWS
- a CDS encoding phage holin family protein, whose translation is MADSKLGKMVINAILGAVAGKWIATIKTEVEVTKVEIKYKSRQLGIGAAFLAIAGALGFFMLLVLIAAAVLAFALILEPWAAALVVAGILLVIIVIFGAAGASKIKKNKDLMPTASIERIKKQL
- a CDS encoding DMT family transporter; protein product: MSHASDVPLKAWLPYFLGVSAAWGSSFLFIEVALDEFTPIQVALGRLVCGAAVLIVLAVSMRAVPRLTWRMTGALLAVGVFMSGLPFILIPLAQQHVTSILASLLNATTPLWTALFVALLIPTERVNRAQLVGLVIGALGIAVLLGAWRVEDFPALGAAFMLGATACYGIGSTLSRVLLNRIQASPVGLSAVQITLSMLIIAPVALATPAPGPAAFELSSAAMWSLIALGVTGTSFAYVWFWKIVKAAGATTAASVTYAVPVIATALGILVLGEQLHWYEPVGAAVVMAGVWLAQRRPRPRPEVVQELTGSAV
- a CDS encoding methylated-DNA--[protein]-cysteine S-methyltransferase produces the protein MTVHPLVTAGFDTPFGDLHVLVSPEDSVVRAAGFRPLRDVAAGLPSVLAARGWEAGEMPHVEHAVDAWLDGDADAVTTVAVDQPGGPFFQEVWAALRSVPGGEVVSYQELAQMAGRPRAMRAVGTACARNGIAPFVPCHRVIQSGGRLGSYGFGGTSVKAAMLEHEGFRVASHSPDASVTVAR
- a CDS encoding BldC family transcriptional regulator, with the translated sequence MADTVQEPEKLLTPSEVAAIFRVDPKTVTRWAKVGKLSSIRTLGGHRRFREAEVHALLADAQEQRRP